In the genome of Planctomycetota bacterium, the window CAACTCGGCGGCGTTCGCCTCGTCCGTGTCAAGGTGCATGTCCAGGCGGAAGTTCGGGTCCACCCGGACGACCACGTCGCCGAAAATGAGCGACCGCTCGCCGCGGACCCGGATGCGGACGAAGTCGCGGTCGCGCACGGCAAACGCCATCGCATCCTCCGGCGCCATGTGAATGTGGCGCATGGCACAGATCGTGCCCCGTTCCAGCCGGACCTGGCCCGCCGGCCCCTCCAGCGTGATGCCCGGCGTGCCGTCCAGGTCGCCGCTCAGACGGATCGGCGCGTCGATGCCCAGTTTGAATTCCTCGGTCCTCGCGATTTCGACCTGGCTCTCGGGCCGGATGGGACCCAGGACGCGGACCCGCTCGATCCGCCCCTTCGGGCCGATGAGATTCACCTGTTCCTTGCAGGCGAACTGGCCGGGCTGCGTGAGGTCCGAGTGCCACGTGAGGGTGTGCCCTCGGCCGAACAGCGTCTCGACGTGTTCCTGTGTCAGGTGGACGTGATGGGCCGAGGTGCCGATCGGGATCGGCCGCTCCTTTTGCCGCATCACTTCCGTCACGCGGGCGTGCGCGAGGGCCCGAACGGTGTGGCGTGCGATGGTTCGCTCTTCGTCGCTCCCGACCACGAGGATTCGCGCCCGCGAATGGGGGGCGGAGATCTGGAGCGTCTCGCCCCGGCCGGCACGGGCCGCGCGGTTTCGCCCCTCGTCCAGGACGATGCCCATCCAGTCGAGACCCTGACAAATTCTCGCCCGCACTCCCGGGCTGTTCGCCCCCACGCCGCCGGTGAACACGATGGCGTCCACCCCGCCCAGGAGGCCGATGTAGGCGTTCAGGTGCTTGCGGGCCCGTAGCGAATAGGCCTGAAGGGCGACGAGCGCCCGCGCGTTGCCCTGGTTCGCCGCCTCCATCACCTCCAGAACGTCACCCGACACGCCCGACAGCCCCAAGAGGCCCGACTCCCGGAAAAGCCGGTCGTACAGTTCACCGGCCGGAATCTTCCGGTCCCGGACCAGGTGCAGGATGAGCCCCGGGTCCACGTCGCCCGGCCGCGTCGCCATCACGAGGCCTTCGAGGGTCGTGAATCCCATGGTCGTGTCGATGCTCCGGGCGTGGTCGATGGCGGCCAGCGACGCGCCGCGCCCGAGATGGCAGGTGACAAGCCGGAGGGTGTCGAAGGGGGCGCCGAGATAAGCGGCGGCCTCGCGCGCCGCGCCCTCGTGTGAAA includes:
- a CDS encoding acetate/propionate family kinase gives rise to the protein GDVCIHGGAAGEIFGVLISGRLEAVRGLGTASRETLGSIEPGECFGEMSLLTGSPTNADVVAAAPSQAVVFLQEAISPILAMNREAVQFMAKLITRRLAPKPQEPRHPAPRAVSYSLGAARPMRILAVSCRLDDVRYAYFDTTSETARAWGKVEGLGSPGEAVHVHAGPAGEKRTAVRPATHEAALKAGLAALTAKDAGLIGSAADLSAIGHCVRHGGTRYNGPAIVTEETKEAIRQVADLAPLDNPYNLLGIEACERIAPGVPQVAVFDTAFHQTMPEAAWRYALPEDLAYDAKLRRFGFHGISHEGAAREAAAYLGAPFDTLRLVTCHLGRGASLAAIDHARSIDTTMGFTTLEGLVMATRPGDVDPGLILHLVRDRKIPAGELYDRLFRESGLLGLSGVSGDVLEVMEAANQGNARALVALQAYSLRARKHLNAYIGLLGGVDAIVFTGGVGANSPGVRARICQGLDWMGIVLDEGRNRAARAGRGETLQISAPHSRARILVVGSDEERTIARHTVRALAHARVTEVMRQKERPIPIGTSAHHVHLTQEHVETLFGRGHTLTWHSDLTQPGQFACKEQVNLIGPKGRIERVRVLGPIRPESQVEIARTEEFKLGIDAPIRLSGDLDGTPGITLEGPAGQVRLERGTICAMRHIHMAPEDAMAFAVRDRDFVRIRVRGERSLIFGDVVVRVDPNFRLDMHLDTDEANAAELGAGATGELESIQQRTTV